Proteins encoded by one window of Rutidosis leptorrhynchoides isolate AG116_Rl617_1_P2 chromosome 7, CSIRO_AGI_Rlap_v1, whole genome shotgun sequence:
- the LOC139860397 gene encoding uncharacterized protein codes for MGVHRVRCIVFLALLGLEISAATRAFMTIEESSHHGVEGVGNGGGGVGGYGEGSGVGYGGGAAGGERGGGGGDGGSGGGNGGGYGGEEGNGGGGGVGHGDGGAGGASGAGGGEGGGGGGVHGGGGDGGGHGGHVGGGGGSGGDSGGGGGGGGGGGGGGGGKGGGGGGNGGSKGGGHGGSQGGAHLLVKVKTALKLHFSDSGGGSGDGGGSGSSALVLIDTEVVKEVVKVAVTGEGGYFP; via the exons ATGGGTGTTCACAGAGTTCGGTGTATTGTATTTTTGGCGCTATTAGGTTTGGAAATCAGTGCCGCTACTAGAGCTTTCATGACCATTGAAGAGAGTAGCCATCATGGTGTAGAAGGAGTTGGTAATGGCGGTGGAGGAGTTGGTGGATATGGTGAAGGAAGTGGTGTAGGGTACGGTGGTGGGGCAGCTGGAGGTGAAAGAGGAGGAGGAGGTGGAGATGGTGGTAGTGGAGGTGGTAATGGTGGTGGTTATGGAGGTGAAGAAGGAAATGGTGGAGGAGGTGGAGTTGGACATGGAgatggtggtgctggtggtgcctcAGGTGCTGGTGGTGGTGAAGGAGGTGGTGGTGGAGGTGTACATGGAGGTGGTGGTGATGGCGGAGGACATGGTGGACATGTTGGAGGTGGCGGCGGTAGTGGTGGAGATTCAGGAGGTGGAGGTGGAGGTGgaggtggaggtggtggtggtggtggtggtaaagGAGGAGGTGGTGGTGGTAATGGAGGAAGTAAAGGTGGTGGGCATGGTGGATCACAGGGAGGGGCGCATCTACTTGTTAAG GTAAAAACGGCTTTAAAGTTACATTTTAGTGACAGCGGTGGAGGTTCAGGAGATGGTGGTGGTAGTGGTAGTAGTGCACTGGTGCTGATAGATACGGAGGTGGTAAAGGAAGTGGTGAAGGTGGCGGTGACCGGCGAGGGTGGCTATTTCCCATGA